The genomic DNA TCTTGTCATCCCCTCGACCACCCACCGCCATGCAACACCAGAAAATCCTCATCCTCGATTTCGGCTCGCAAGTCACCCAGCTCATCGCGCGCCGCGTGCGCGAAGCCAACGTGTACTGCGAAGTGCACCCCTGCGATGTGACGGACGAGTGGGTGCGTGACTACGCGAAGGACGGCTCGCTCAAGGGCATCATCCTCTCCGGCAGCCACGCCAGCGTGACCGAGGACACCACCGACCGCGCTCCCCAGGCCGTGTTCGAATTGGGTCTGCCCGTGCTGGGCATCTGCTACGGCATGCAAACGATGGCGCAGCAACTCGGTGGCAAGGTCGAAACCGGCCACAAGCGCGAGTTCGGCTTTGCCGCCGTGCGCGCCCGCGGCCACACCGCGCTGCTCAAGGACATCGCCGACTTCACCACCCCCGAAGGCCACGGCATGCTCAACGTCTGGATGAGCCACGGCGACAAGGTCACCGAGCTGCCCCCGGGCTTCAAGCTCATGGCCAGCACCGACAGCTGCCCCATCGCCGGCATGGCCGACGAAGACCGCCGCTTCTACGCCGTGCAGTTCCACCCCGAAGTCACGCACACCGTGCAGGGCAGGGCGCTGCTGGAGCGCTTCGTGCTCGGCATCTGCGGCACCAACCCCGACTGGGTCATGCGCGACCACATCGCCGAGGCCGTGGAGCAGATCCGCCAGCAGGTGGGTGATGAAGAAGTCATCCTGGGCCTCTCCGGCGGTGTGGATTCGTCCGTGGCCGCGGCTCTCATCCACCGCGCCATCGGCGACCAGCTCACCTGCGTGTTCGTCGACCACGGCCTGCTGCGCCTGAACGAAGGCGACATGGTCATGGACATGTTCGTCGGCAAGCTGCACGCCAAGGTGATCCGCGTGGATGCCAGCGACCTGTTCCTGGGCAAGCTGGCCGGCGTGAGCGAACCCGAAGCCAAGCGCAAGATCATCGGCGGCCTGTTCGTCGACGTGTTCAAGGCCGAAGCCGCGAAACTGAAGGCTGGCGATGGAGGCCACAAAGGCGCCACCTTCCTGGCCCAGGGCACCATCTACCCCGACGTGATTGAATCCGGCGGCGCCAAGAGCAAGAAGGCCGTCACCATCAAGAGCCACCACAATGTGGGCGGCCTGCCCGAGCAGCTGGGCCTGAAGCTTTTGGAGCCCCTGCGCGATTTGTTCAAGGACGAAGTGCGCGAACTCGGCGTGGCCCTGGGCCTGCCGCCCGAAATGGTCTACCGCCACCCCTTCCCCGGCCCCGGCCTGGGCGTGCGCATTTTGGGCGAGGTGAAAAAAGAGTACGCCGACCTGCTGCGCCGCGCCGACGCCATCTTCATAGAAGAGCTGCGCAACTTCACCGACGAAGCCACCGGCAAGACCTGGTACGACCTCACCAGCCAGGCCTTCACCGTCTTCCTGCCAGTGAAGAGCGTGGGCGTGATGGGCGATGGCCGCACCTACGACTACGTGGTCGCCCTGCGCGCCGTGCAGACCAGCGACTTCATGACCGCCGACTGGGCCGAACTGCCGTACGCCCTGCTCAAGAAGGTGTCGGGGCGCATCATTAACGAGGTGCGCGGCATCAACCGCGTGACCTACGACGTGTCGAGCAAGCCGCCGGCGACGATCGAGTGGGAGTGAACTGGCGTCCTTCGGACCATCGCCAGTTCTTCTGGGAGGCATTCTGGTGTGCGGTCCGTCCGCATCCAGGATGCCTGCCGCATGCGCAGACTGGGGTCCACCGGAGTGCGTAGCCTCTTTCCATCACCGGGAGGGGCTTTCACGCACGATCCCCGCCATGAGTACTTTTTCCAGTGCCTTTCACGCCGCAGTGATCCGCATGGCCCGCAAGGAGCTCAAACCCGAACTGCAGGGCATGCGCAAGGCAGTCACCAGCCACCGGTCCGGGATCGCGGTGCTCAAGCGCGAGGTCAAAGCGCTGGCGTCTCAGCTCAAGGCCACCCGGCGGTATGTCCCCAAAGCGGCGGAGCGGGAGGCTGCGTCTGCAGAGCGCGTATCCGCGAAGCGGCACGGCGAATTCCAGCCCGATGTGCTCCGCCAGATGCGCACGGCGCTGGGCATCACGCAGGCGCAACTGGCCATCTTGCTGGGCGTTTCTTCGCTGTCGGTCTACAAATGGGAGACGCGCGGCGTCACCCCGCGTGCGGCGCAATTGGCTTGGATTGACGAGGTGCGCGAGATGGGGCCGCGCAAGGCGCTGGCAGCGCTCGCACTGGATTGAAGGCGCTCTGCGCCGTCTGGATGCGAACGGTCAAAGCCCATCATCCGCAGGCGCCCGGGCAGAGGTTGAAAGCCTGGGCTTGCGTCGTTCTCTCTGGCTGCCGATCGGGAGGTTTTTCGCGCGGTGCCGCCGGGGAATGCCCAATGACCCTCCCGCCAACTGCCTGCGCGGCGCACCGGCCGGGCCGTCCGCATCTATCATCGGCACACTGCATGCCCCCTTTTTTTCGCAGAAGCTGTACCGGCACCCGGCCAACGGGCTGGCCGGTGCGTCCCTGAAGTCGATGTACAAATTCCTCTCCATGCAGCCCCAAAAGCAAACCTCCACCAACCGCTGCAGCTTTTGCGGCGCAACCAGCTACCGGCGCGTCGTCGCGCGGGATGCTGCCGGAGCAATGCGCTACGCGGAGAGGTTGGTGTGCACTGGCTGCACCCGCGAGTTCCCCAGCGTGAAGGTCTGGCGCGAAGGCCTTCCCGACGGCTCCACGGCCCCTGCGCCAGCCCCGTGAGGGGGCGCTTCCGTCTCCCAGCTCTTTGACGAGCAGCAGCAGTGCCGAACCCCTTGGCGCGTGATGAGACCTGCGGCGTCCCTCGGCATCCCACCCAAACGTTGTGCAACCAGAGCGGACCCTCGACGACGATCTGTTGAACATTGTGGAAGGTGCCACCTGTCGCCCACGTTGATGTGGCGAAGAAGGCGTTGACGGCAACCCTGCGGGAGCACGCACGGCAAAAAATCCCGAGGGTGGTGCCGCAACTGCGTGAGAAGAGTCGCCAGCCAAGCCTGCGCAAGGAGATCCCGTTTCGACCCGACATCCTCGGCGCGGTGCCGCTAGACTTTCTGCATGGCGCGCTTGCCCGCCAGTCTTCCCGAAATTGAATGGGCACCAAGAATGAACGCTGAAAAAGTTGCCGTGGTCACGGGCGCCGGTTCCGGTATTGGCAAGGCTGTTGCACTCGCCCTGGCGGGCAACGGCTATTGCGTCGTGCTGGCAGGGCGCCGCGCCGCACTCCTGGAAGAAGTGGCTGCGCAGGCCCAGGCAAGCTTTGGCGCGGGAGCCCGCATGCTGTGTGTGCCCACCGATGTGTGCGACCCCGCCGCCGTGGAAAGCCTCTTTGCACAGGCCGTCGCCCGCTTCGGGCGCGTGGACTTGCTGTTCAACAATGCGGGACGTGGCAATCCACCCGGCTCCTTCTTGGACTGGACACCGCAGCAGTGGCGCGACGTGGTGGATGTGAACCTGAACGGCATGTTTTATTGCCTGCAGCAGGCCTTTCGGACCATGCGCGATCAGACCCCGCAGGGCGGGCGCATCATCAACAATGGCTCGATTTCTGCACACGCGCCCCGGCCCAACTCGGCCGCCTACACCGCGACAAAACATGCCGTGATGGGTCTGACGAAAACTGCGGCACTTGACGGGCGCGCATACAACGTCGCGGTAGGCCAGATCGACATTGGCAATGCCATGACGGACTTGGCGTCGCGCATGGCCAAGGGGGTGCCGCAGGCCAATGGGGAAATCGCCATCGAACCCTTGATGGATGCCGACATCGTGGCGCAGTCGGTGCTGTACATGGCCAGCCTGCCTCTGGAGGCGAACGTGCTGTTTCACACGGTCATGGCCACCAGGATGCCGTTTGTCGGGCGAGGGTGAGATCCATTCAGGGCGATGCCTGCGGACGTGCAATGCATGGCTCTGGCGGGGGCAACCGTTGCTACACCTGCTGCTGAAGTGGAGCGTTCACCCCCACGGCGTGTTCCGCCCCTGATTCAGGAACGCTGCGAATCCAGTGGCTCGTGGCTCTTTGCCACTTCCTGCGCCATGGCATGGCTTTCAATTAGCAGCTGGTAGGGCGGGAACACGGCGCTGTAGGCCTCGGCCCATTGCAGCGCATCCTCGCGGTTCCAGGTCTTTTGCACCTCAGAACACACGGCGGCCGTGTCCATCGGCACCACCCCGGCCTGCACGATGCGCGCCAGCGTGATCTCCTGGGCCATCTTCGAGTAGGTGCCCGAGGCATCGATGACGGCGAACACCTGGTAGCCCTCATGCACCGCCGCGATGCTCGGAAAGGCCATGCACACGCTGGTGATGGTGCCGGCGATGATGAGCTGCCTGCGCCCCGTGGCCTTCACGGCGGCGACGAACTCGGGGTTGTCCCAGGCGTTGATCTCGCCCTTGCGCGCCACATACTGCGCGTGCGGGGCGTATTTGTGGATTTCGGGGATCAGCGGGCCGTTCGGACCCTGTGGCACCGAGGCCGTGGTGATGACCGGCATCTTGGCCAGCGTCGCCACCTTGGCCAGCGTCGTCGCGTTGCTGCGTACCTCGGTGAATGGCATGTCCTTGATGGTCTGGAACAGGCCGCTCTGGTGGTCGATCAGGAGCATCGCCGCGTTGTCAGGGTCGATGATCGGCCGTGCGCCGCTGAAGTTGGCGATGGTGTTGGGGGTGTTCATGGTCATCTCCTGGAGTTTGCAAATTGCCCGGGATGGGCGGATGGGACGCAGCCGTGCCCCTCCGGCCAGCAAGTCCGGAAAGCCAACACCGCGCCGAAGGGAAAAGAGGGGAGGCCTTCCTTCTGGAAAGCCTCGTGTGCTCAGGCCGTCATCAGGCCGAAGCGGCCGCTGTTGAAGTCGGCCATGGCCTGGCGGATCTCGGCCTCGCTGTTCATCACGAACGGGCCATGGCCCACCACGGGCTCGTCGATCGGCTCGCCCGACAGCCACAGCACGGTCGCATCGCTGTGGGCCTCGATCTCCACGCCGCTGCCGGCGCGCTCGAGGTGCACCAACTGGCCTTCGCGTGCGACCGCACTGCCGTTGACCAGCACCGTGCCGTGCAGCACGACCAGTGCCAGCGTATGGCCGTCCTTCGCGTCGAAGCGGCCCACGCTGCCCTGGCCGATGCGGATGTCCCACACGTTCATCGCCGTGAAGGTGCGCGCCGGGCCGCGATGCCCGTCGAACTCGCCGGCAATCACCCGCACCCGGCCCGCGCCCTCGGGCAGGTCCACGGTTGGAATCTGCGCATCCACCAGGGTCTGGTAGCCCGGCGCGGCCATCTTGTCCTTCGCGGGCAGGTTGACCCAGAGCTGCACCATCTCGATGGTGCCCCCGCGTTCGGTGAAGGCGCGCGAGTGGAATTCCTCGTGCAGGATGCCGCCGCCGGCGGT from Acidovorax sp. A79 includes the following:
- a CDS encoding SDR family oxidoreductase, with amino-acid sequence MNAEKVAVVTGAGSGIGKAVALALAGNGYCVVLAGRRAALLEEVAAQAQASFGAGARMLCVPTDVCDPAAVESLFAQAVARFGRVDLLFNNAGRGNPPGSFLDWTPQQWRDVVDVNLNGMFYCLQQAFRTMRDQTPQGGRIINNGSISAHAPRPNSAAYTATKHAVMGLTKTAALDGRAYNVAVGQIDIGNAMTDLASRMAKGVPQANGEIAIEPLMDADIVAQSVLYMASLPLEANVLFHTVMATRMPFVGRG
- a CDS encoding helix-turn-helix domain-containing protein, coding for MARKELKPELQGMRKAVTSHRSGIAVLKREVKALASQLKATRRYVPKAAEREAASAERVSAKRHGEFQPDVLRQMRTALGITQAQLAILLGVSSLSVYKWETRGVTPRAAQLAWIDEVREMGPRKALAALALD
- a CDS encoding pirin family protein, producing MKKVLGVYSAPRPHWVGDGFPVRSLFGYDGLGQHLSPFLLLDHAAPTPFGPAVRPRGVGQHPHRGFETVTIVYQGELEHKDSTGAGGLIGPGDVQWMTAGGGILHEEFHSRAFTERGGTIEMVQLWVNLPAKDKMAAPGYQTLVDAQIPTVDLPEGAGRVRVIAGEFDGHRGPARTFTAMNVWDIRIGQGSVGRFDAKDGHTLALVVLHGTVLVNGSAVAREGQLVHLERAGSGVEIEAHSDATVLWLSGEPIDEPVVGHGPFVMNSEAEIRQAMADFNSGRFGLMTA
- a CDS encoding hydrolase; protein product: MNTPNTIANFSGARPIIDPDNAAMLLIDHQSGLFQTIKDMPFTEVRSNATTLAKVATLAKMPVITTASVPQGPNGPLIPEIHKYAPHAQYVARKGEINAWDNPEFVAAVKATGRRQLIIAGTITSVCMAFPSIAAVHEGYQVFAVIDASGTYSKMAQEITLARIVQAGVVPMDTAAVCSEVQKTWNREDALQWAEAYSAVFPPYQLLIESHAMAQEVAKSHEPLDSQRS
- the guaA gene encoding glutamine-hydrolyzing GMP synthase produces the protein MQHQKILILDFGSQVTQLIARRVREANVYCEVHPCDVTDEWVRDYAKDGSLKGIILSGSHASVTEDTTDRAPQAVFELGLPVLGICYGMQTMAQQLGGKVETGHKREFGFAAVRARGHTALLKDIADFTTPEGHGMLNVWMSHGDKVTELPPGFKLMASTDSCPIAGMADEDRRFYAVQFHPEVTHTVQGRALLERFVLGICGTNPDWVMRDHIAEAVEQIRQQVGDEEVILGLSGGVDSSVAAALIHRAIGDQLTCVFVDHGLLRLNEGDMVMDMFVGKLHAKVIRVDASDLFLGKLAGVSEPEAKRKIIGGLFVDVFKAEAAKLKAGDGGHKGATFLAQGTIYPDVIESGGAKSKKAVTIKSHHNVGGLPEQLGLKLLEPLRDLFKDEVRELGVALGLPPEMVYRHPFPGPGLGVRILGEVKKEYADLLRRADAIFIEELRNFTDEATGKTWYDLTSQAFTVFLPVKSVGVMGDGRTYDYVVALRAVQTSDFMTADWAELPYALLKKVSGRIINEVRGINRVTYDVSSKPPATIEWE